The proteins below come from a single Juglans regia cultivar Chandler chromosome 12, Walnut 2.0, whole genome shotgun sequence genomic window:
- the LOC108993834 gene encoding UDP-glycosyltransferase 92A1-like produces the protein MMNSHSQEHIVMLPFLAHGHLIPFLALAKQLQQRTGYTITIASTKLNIQYLRSSISADSDSKILFAELPFCSSAHDLPPNTENTENLSLDRIVKFFYASQSLEYPLLRLLNDIIDQEGRTPLCIISDIFYGWAVDVAKTVGTVNVSFSTCGAYGVLAYVSFCMNLPHRSTDSDEFLVPGFPESVRFHRSQLHPYLRAADGTDVWSKFMHSQFSRCLESSGWLCNSVEEIEPLGLDLLMKYIRLPVWAIGPLLPPEALKSSSSSHAGVSRQRAGKKPGLPLEKFLDWLDLQSPNSVLYISFGSQNTIGASQMMQLAIGLEESGKSFIWVVRPPVGFYLNSEFRAEWLPEGFEERTKQSRRGLIVRNWAPQLDILSHKSTGAFLSHCGWNSVLESLSQGVPIVGWPMAAEQSFNSKMLIEEMGVSVELTRGIQSVIEAKEVKRVIESAMDEHGKGEDMRKKAAEVKELIKLAVREEGEEKGSSLKAVDDFVRTVLYKRS, from the coding sequence ATGATGAACTCTCATTCTCAGGAGCATATTGTAATGCTACCATTCCTGGCACACGGACATCTCATACCATTTCTTGCACTAGCAAAGCAGCTCCAACAAAGAACTGGCTACACCATCACCATTGCCAGCACCAAGCTCAACATCCAGTACCTCCGCTCCTCCATTTCTGCCGACTCTGATTCCAAAATCCTCTTTGCCGAACTCCCCTTCTGCAGCTCTGCCCACGACTTACCTCCCAACACCGAGAACACCGAAAACTTGTCTCTGGACAGAATTGTAAAGTTCTTTTATGCTTCCCAGAGTCTTGAATATCCTCTCTTGCGCcttctcaatgatatcatagaCCAAGAAGGGCGAACTCCACTTTGCATAATTTCCGACATTTTCTATGGGTGGGCTGTTGATGTTGCAAAGACTGTTGGCACCGTGAACGTCTCGTTCAGCACCTGTGGCGCCTACGGAGTCTTGGCCTACGTCTCGTTTTGTATGAACCTCCCACATCGTTCCACAGATTCCGATGAGTTCCTGGTGCCGGGCTTCCCAGAAAGTGTTCGTTTCCATCGCTCTCAACTGCATCCATATCTGAGAGCTGCTGATGGTACAGACGTGTGGTCTAAGTTTATGCATTCGCAGTTTTCACGTTGTCTGGAGTCTTCTGGGTGGCTGTGTAACTCAGTCGAGGAAATCGAACCTTTGGGCCTGGATCTTCTCATGAAATATATCCGACTTCCTGTTTGGGCTATTGGTCCTCTTCTTCCCCCAGAGGCTCTTAAGAGCTCGTCCTCCTCACATGCAGGTGTTTCCAGACAGCGTGCAGGGAAAAAACCTGGTCTCCCACTTGAAAAATTCCTCGACTGGCTTGATTTGCAAAGTCCCAATTCGGTCCTCTACATTTCTTTTGGTTCTCAGAACACTATTGGTGCCTCCCAGATGATGCAATTAGCCATTGGCTTGGAGGAGAGTGGAAAGTCTTTCATATGGGTCGTGAGGCCACCCGTTGGTTTCTACCTGAACAGTGAATTCAGAGCGGAGTGGTTGCCAGAGGGATTTGAAGAACGAACGAAACAAAGCAGACGAGGTTTGATTGTCCGCAACTGGGCGCCCCAGTTGGACATTCTTTCACACAAATCGACGGGAGCTTTTCTGAGCCATTGCGGGTGGAACTCGGTGTTAGAGAGCTTAAGCCAGGGCGTACCGATTGTAGGGTGGCCAATGGCGGCAGAGCAATCGTTCAATTCAAAGATGTTAATAGAGGAGATGGGTGTGAGTGTGGAGTTGACAAGAGGGATCCAAAGTGTGATTGAGGCGAAGGAGGTGAAGAGGGTCATAGAATCTGCCATGGACGAACACGGAAAAGGGGAGGATATGAGGAAGAAGGCAGCTGAGGTTAAAGAGCTGATAAAGTTAGCAGTACgagaagagggagaagagaaGGGTTCTTCTTTGAAGGCAGTGGATGACTTTGTGAGAACCGTTCTTTACAAGAGATCCTAG